aatattaaatggtAATTTTGTACTAAGAACCAAATATAGAAAACCAGGTCATAAGCCATATtgagaataaaaatattaagaattaaaataaattacactttcctttagaaattaaaattaattatactttccttttgaaaatttatataaatttataatactcacattttctacctataaatacaatgaatTAGTGACTTTGAAAATCACAATTCATACTAGCTAATCCATTGTTTCGCTATGTTTCGATAGATAtgcttttataaatttattctgTTGATTTAGTTTCGGATCCATTGGGGAGTGGAAGATCTTAAGCCGAGGTATGATTAATAcgttttattttgttgatgaatgaattattttaactttatattgttgttgatgaAAGTGCTCATGGGGATTTTTTACGAATTGATTTTAACATTAGGTATAATTTTATAGAGCTGCTTTATTTGTTGCACAAttgtttttttactttaattcttttttttctttagcaCTTACAcaagtattctttttttttttttgagtactactggctctgttacaatgtagtatctgtccatactTACACAAGTATTCAATTGTCTCTGTTTTAATATCAAGTTACCACAAATCTTCTCCTTGACAATCATTCGCTGATAATGCATTTATAAGTATGAGTCATGCGAAACTTCTATGAACaaatcctaaatcctaatccCAGAACATTCTATATGATTGTGTTCAAGTTAGTTAATATTCTCCCTTAGTGCAGAACATGGGGGTTGGGTTTGAAAACTATCACGTAATAGAGCTTGTGGGGGAGGGATCTTTTGGGGAGGTCTACAAAGGGAGACGAAAGTATACATGCTAGATATTTTTTCCTTGCTACAGTGTTATTGTTAGTTCACACTTTAGTTGTAAATTgaattttatctaatcagttAAGAAAGTTTATCGTACACATATTAcgaacataattaaaggaaattaaacatacacatattacgttcaTAATTAAACGGACATCATAATTAGcagaatattaattaagaataatgtatactccttaattaccatataataatcataataaaataatctcatttttattggaattaatgataaattttcaaacatcattatcTTACTCTAAGAACTCTAACTATAACacctacattaaaaaaaaaccaaattaattacacaaataaagCCCTAAGGATAAATATAAAGTATACCCTAAAGAGCCAAATTAAgtttgacatgtttaggtagaattataGCTCTTAATACATTACACAGCCCAACCGTTAGacaaaaaaacacaacaaataaaacatgcccataaatcaaacataacattcatgaaataaggttaatctatacacttaaaaGAAAGCAGAGCTATTGAATCTATCGTCGACTGCTCCGGTTCTTTCAACGCGGGATTTGCTATTGAATCTACCAGGGCATTACGTGCCTCTTTTACAAATTGTGTGATTAATTTAGTACCTAGAACAACAAATGTCATAGCACATTCACTTGCGGCGGCGGCCTTTACGCAGACTAGTACTCTGTACTGGGACCCTGTCCCTCCTGACTCTATTTCGGCACTCGTTCATTAATCGAATGGTTTTGTTGCTTTCAAAGAAAAGAAAGCAGagctaatctatacatacatgctttaaaaatatcttataatcaATGAAGTACTAAAGACCTGGATAATTTACTCTAGTCATTCTAAAATAGAGCACTAAAAAGCTATAATTTTggataatttacttcattagaaataagtataaaaatttacaataacaatatacaATATACTACCAATGCCGTCTACAtaaaggttttcaataatgtgtaattcaaaacaattatgttatgttttatttttatacaaagatgacaaaattgctatatatctatataGAATATATCATTCGtacaaataatttctataactgagttgctagacaacgagataattagtctaattaatacaaattataaacattGATATTTAAAATGTCTAAAGCTTAAGCActggatgcatatatatacacgttggttattaattggacaattatttgttcaaaTTCAACTAATGATaatatcagaaaacataatcgatcaaactcaattcttcaattgcactatataatatttgacgttataatttatataattgtataccaatctaaatattcttaacatattatagtaaatctattccgtgcaacgcacgggcgaaaatactaataatatgttaaaacatattatgtacttacaattaatatattatgtacatttagttagcatattatatgtcttcaatttatttacagacatataatatgttaattattaacACGTCATACATTAACTACATATACATAgtttgaatgtcattttgaacGATGATCCATAATACAAAATGGACCTtgtttcataatataatttgtcgaCATTGCCATGGTGAGCAAGATTTAGACTTCAAAATTCAACAACCCAAGAgtgaatttcatttcttcatacAATCGCAAGATATTAATTATTTCCCGCATTCAGTTTCACACTTAGGTAAGCCCAAACTTCTGGCCCATTAATTATATACCTCCTTAGTAGGATTATTAGTTTTTTCACACACATTGCGCGAATAAGATAAtgcctaatatttattttcaaataagaactagtatatcaatacaagactatatatgagatgttcatgcatatataattgaatgttgaatttgtttatttaaattggtaattcaaaatatatgaatgcaagataatatatgagaggttgattatatttgtcactaaaataaatgtttgtaatttagtaaaaatgatagtctaaatacttagtctaaaaatgatagtataaataaatactacttttggtaataaacatttatacattttaaatcatattaataaataaatacgatttacctttaaagtgaacaacagTGATGTagttcaaaaaatattacgaGGTAGCTTCCCGCTTCAATatattgagttatttgaatgtcttctttgtcaacaaatcctcccaagtagttaatatgattttcttcaatttttttgttaaaattttttcctatgttattaatataatacttggtaaataaatatataacattattttgtattataacttttatacgaagtatttaattacaagatagtgtaaaaagaaaataatgaataatataatgaatataattaattaattattttgaaggtaaggaatctttacattgtagaaaataaagacaatgtaactaatgaaattatatctctcttttaattttttgataacgaataatttttatggtagaaaataaagacttataactaatgaaattatttcttttttaattttttttgacaatgaataatttttattgtagaaaataaagacaatataactaatgaaattatatctcttttttaattttttgataatgaatatttttttttcaataaatgcATTGTAAACatcaaattctaaattaaaaaatgcatatgcatgaattttttttgtagctgttaatttatttaatgtaaTAAGAGTAATATAGTACGGtacttatttttcaataatatactctaacatattcgtagtatatgtttaacaattatgccaacccTGATtggtagggatggcaattcaacccGCCCCCGACGGGGAAAACCGATCCCCGCCCCGACGGGGGCGGGTTCGGGAAATTATTCCGGGGAACGGGAGCGGGGATGGGGAGAAATTCTTAATCCCCGCGgggaacggggacggggacgggaaGGGTATTCCCCGCCCCGACCCCGATCCCCGCTCTCCTCCCCGTCCCCGATTCcccgtatattattatattatattatatattatatattatttatatacaaagtatataaaaaattaaaagttaaaatcctaggagttcatttgttttgttatgtacttatatttggactttgaactttgaaggagtttgaaacaatttaaagtgtttgtgcattttatgattatgtatttttgtttgaaagtttgaaactttggatatttataataattttagagtttgaatattttaattttattgatttatgtatGTTGAATTTGGAATTTGTTTAAGGATTTAATgcttagtttcttttttttttttaataatattaatttttttttaatttacataatttaaaaaaatccccgcggggattccccgtccccgaaaaatcctcgcggggacggggaccccattccccgccccgccccgttgacatccctactGATTGGGGTGGGTTCGAACCTACGaccttttttatataaattaatgggtaagttaaaagttaacggaatattccgttactaaagtttatattaaCGGAAtgtgaattttcaaaaaaaaacggAATGTAAGGttatttaagaaagaaaataatatgataGAGAGCAAAGAAGggaaatcataaaaaattactaaaatcaaaataatatgaaccatttgtttaagtaaataattagcaccaacatttttttcttcttctgttagagccctaactttattggctcttatatTAAGATTAAGATTAAGAGATATAAGATTGTAGATGTAGATGTAGATTATACATTGTTCATTGGTAACTATACTATGAACCAtgatctaccttgcattgtggactctggttcaaaataacttttagatctataatttatatattttgtacctacaattaacaaatttttttgaaaataattaacagtttatatatatatatatatatatatatatatatatatatatatatatatgtaaataaattgaaggcacataacttgttaactacaaacacataacatggtaattacatataatatgttaattgcaaacatataatattttaacaacaTATTGTGTGTCTGCAGTTACcatgttatgtgtttgtagctaacatgttatgtgcttttaatttatttacagacacataaattattaactgCATGTATAGAATATATCAACGGTAGAGACATTCTGATGGTTGTCCATATATAAAGTAACCTTTTTACTGTCCAAAAGTTCACTTCTCGCATCAACcaagttaatactcaatttggtCTCTCGATTATTAGGACTTTACCATTTTGGTTATCGACTTCTaaacttgctcaatttcatccttaactatgcaattgttaattaaaatgGTTCTCAATTCTGAAAAACCTTACTAACCGGGTATTTGACTGAAAAGTTAAACCAACAACCATACGCCTTGTATCAACCATTTTGTCCATTCGGTTGGCACTACCTTCTGTGAGCCTTTACTCTACAGATCCTTTAAATCACTTGGTTCTTTTAAACTATCTGGCACTTCCATTATTTGACATTTGTACCTTTCGGGTCTTGAACTCTTCGTCTTGAACTTTTTGGGTTCTATCATTCAAATCCTTGTCTTATCGAATCTTCAACTATTTGGACTTGCAAACTATTGGGTTAGTCTACTTTACGGATTGAACTACTATCTAGTTATTTTACTTTTTGGGTAGTATAGTTTGCCCTTAAATGTGGCTTTGTAGATGATACAGAGACAAATTTTCAAGTCTACAAATTGTACCGTAGTAAAAGAGTTGGGGACCTAAATTCTGAGTGTGTTTGGTATCATCAACATTTAATACAAATATTTCCTAAAAATTTATTACGAATTTTATATTATGGTTAAATATTTAGTATTGAAGGTGAACATGTATATCTTTTTCTTCTTGCTCATAcatggaagaatttttttttagtaaatatatagtgttaactataatatttttacagCATATTtcgttgttttaaaaaaaaaaaaaatagtggcaATGGTTATTAGAAGCATTTTTGTTAGCAAGTTTGAATAATTCTCATCATGCAAATGAAGAAATATGCAAAATTTAAGAGAATATACTTTGTAAATTAAAGGGATGGAAATCTTATATACCTTGTAACAACttaataaacatataataatagaTTCGTAGTAGTTATTTAATGAACATGTAGTACAGTAGTAATTTAATGAATATACAATTATAacttaatgtaattatatattttttttaattgaaaaaaatgtagcaataaaagtgtcatttaaaatgtgtaaattaaaactttttaatagtATATTTTATACGTTAATTTTATttgtgtaaaaagaaaagaaaataaaaagaatttaaggcgagaaatattaatttaatacaattttaatttttttttataaagaatatGAGTTTGCAAAATCCTCTTTTATTATACGTATAATATATGTAGGGATATGGATGTTCCAATGGTTAATTAATTTTGGACCAAGCTAGTAGTCAAATACATAACCAGGTTTGAGTGTTTGACGAGTCACAACTTCATAGGTAGGTATTGTGTCTATATCCATGTTTCCTACTCCCTAGTCCGACTAGGACAATAGAATTGCTTGAAGAGGTTTCTTGGCTTCATAGCGCACAATAGATCTTCGTTACTATTGTCTAATCATTCAAATCCCTTCTCCccttacatttttatttttttaagttcaTCTCCTCCGCATTACCATATAGCCTATGGTTCACAAACCTAGTTGAAAAGGTAGttgaaagttaaaaaaatagttgaaaattgaaaagctataatATCGAAATTGAAATCTAAAGCACTGTATACttaaaagtatttggtaaaattagctttttgataagctgataaatgtaaaaagactaaaaatgacatcttcatgcaatttaaattgttttcaatttaaataggtttgtttatatattaaaatataaaatagtgaaatcaatatatattgtaataaaatataaagtaagaacatatatttaaaaacatataaagtaaaacaaaatgtttataatttcataagattagttcatacaaaaatcaatgttcaaacacaaatgtcaaattgaaattacaacaaaaaataagctcttattttaagctactagcttaatttaggaacattaccaaacagagattataacttattattagcttaaaataaactataagctcttaaataagctctgccaaacagagtcatAATCTACTTTCTTATTTCCTTTCTAattcttctcctttttcttcCCCATTTTGTAGACCATACACTCTTACAaatcacttattattattttataacaacaaatcacttattattttattaatttttctataattaataatttcaaatttaaatttaaaataaaaataaatttaaataataaaataaatgaccttttgaattataaaatataatttcatatacAAAAATTCGCATTTGAAATCGTCTATAGaacaaattaacattttgaagcaaatacaaaattttaaatattaaatatgccaacaatcaatataattaaaattgaaatttaaaaataaaaataaaaataaaaatttaaaaatagaataattaaactttttgCCCTCAATGGatgtaaaaacaaaacaacagcCAAGtggttgttgttttgttttgttttgttttttttttttataaatatatttagatggATGCCTATGGACTGCAGGAAGCCGAATCAAATAACTTAGAATcactaatttcttaattaaatcTAATTATCTTAATGTCTTTGTCGATTTGTCTTCTACAAGAAATGTTTTTCACGTATTCTTGTTCGCCGTATCATTGTTTGTTGGTTTGGGCTGCTGGCTCGCTCAGGAATTGAGACCCGTGAAACATTTCATAAAATGAGATGAAGGGAGTATTAATTAGAAGTAAAATTAAAGGACTTGGAGTTAGAGCATCGATATCAATGATTTTTTTGGAGATATTAGTACAACATTGTATGACATGAAAGAGAAAGGAGAGAGAAGCATTGGGAGCATATGCAAGAGAAGGGTGCTTGGAACAGTAACCATTCCTTGGGTCACGGCTTCAGGCGTGCGTGCCAACAGGCGCGTACACTGCTGGGCACTGCGGCGCGCCTgacaactttaaatatttatttatttttttctaatttgatttgttttaatttttgtttctcctactccactttttCTTTCATAATCATATCTATaaaaactccttaaaaaccGTAAAATAACTCCACTACTAAAATGCTCTTATTGATGAGGCAATGGAGTTAAAATACTTGGAGTGCAACAAGAATGGACAACCCCCAACTTCACTCCAAAAGTCCCACCAACGCGCTAAGCCGACCCCACCGGCCACCACCTTTCTTCTTCACGCGGCGACACCTTTCCTCCAATCCAATCCAATCCAATCCAATCCTCCTCTCTTCTCTTCAACTCACTCACCATATTTATCCCACTTTGGCCTTTCACACCGTGGCTCGCTGCTGCTAACTCACTAGTCTACTCTTTCTAATTCTTCGCCGACACTCTCGATTTGATTAGATGAGCGTCTCCGGCGGTGTAGGATCGCCGCCCACGGGGGTGGCTGAGCCGCTCTACGCGGCTGAGAGGATATCGGTTTGGTGGGACATCGAGAACTGCCAGGTTCCCAGGGGCTGCGACCCGCACGCTATTGCACAGAACATAAGCTCCGCGCTGGTGGCGATGAACTACTGTGGGCCTGTCTCCATCTCTGCCTATGGCGACACCACCAAGATCTCTCCTTCAATTCAGCAGGCCCTTAATAGCACTGGCATCGCCCTCAATCACGTCCCTGCAGGTATGATTCATGATGATGCCTGTATCTTTGTGTAGCTTATAGGGTTTTGGAGCGAGAGTGTTGTGTGATCGAGGTGAGTTGTGCAATAGGATGCgattttgttgaattttattttgttcaattttttttatttattattttttttttgtgatcatTTTGAGTGAAGtgttaggccctgtttggtaaataatctgtggcttatttgactattattagttgtttggttaataagctttttgtaactcagaatgttaaaattcaaaaggctactcaaagcagccgctttttgagaaaagaaattataccaaacagctaacagctaatctatcaaacaactttctacaatcggctaatgttatcaacaaatcataacTTTTAACCCAAACagtcaacccaatcagctaaaagtcatttaccaaacagggcctaatcTTTGCTGATGAGTTATATCTCTTTGTGATGAGCTTTGCTGCACAGATGATATCTATGTAGGGACTTGCAGAAGTTTTGCTTGAGTGAATATTGAAACTCTCTTTGACTTCTTAGTGTTGTTTTCcgtttaaaaaatatttcattcttATAGAGCCTGCTTTTTAATGGATAGTTCATCTTTCATAAatagggggtggggtggggttcTTTTGGGGAAAGAATTGGAACAACTTTCTAAGTGAATATATTGATATGTCTTTACATGGCTCAAGTTAAACAATGATCCtctaatttctttatttttgtgatTGCAACTTTGGAGCTCGCCGCATTTCCAATTTCTTGgattataagttttttttttttttgaatctttGGAAGGTATATTTGGAAAGATCTAATTAGTTCATCCAAGTTGGATGTCCAGAATTGTATTAGTTGGGTAGATTCTAGCCTCCAACCTCCATGTCAATCTTTATCAAGCTAGTTTGCTTGATTATCTTCTTGACTGGTGAGAAATAGGGAGATTTTTGTACTCTAATAATTATGATTGATCAATTGATCATTTAGGTTTATTGGACAATGCTTTGTTATGGTCTTCTTTTTTCCTCTTACTGGCAATGTTGTAAAatgcgctaggcgctagtcgggggcgctagtcgggcacccaggggcgcctagcgcctaggcagccgagcaataataataagaaaaacaacacaccaaaagaaaaaaaaaacactcggTCGAATTGGCCAACTCAGGTGCCTAGTTAGCCGACTTGGGCACCTAGTTTGGCCGACTTGGGCtcctaggccgcctagttggCCGGCTGACTAATGTCCGCCTAAGGGTAAAATCCCCTCGGCCTAGGGGCGCCTAAGCGGGTTTTTGCAACAGTGCTGACTGTTAGTATAACTTTAAAAACTGAAGCATGTTGACTGCTCATGTGTTATAATGACCTACTAAACGTTATTTGTTGTTTAGAAGGCATCATATCTTGTTCAGTTTATCACTTTTCATGGACTGCTCATTGAATTGACTATTAACTTTGTATGCATTACAGGTGTTAAAGATGCCAGTGACAAGAAGATTCTGGTGGACATGCTATTTTGGGCAGTTGACAATCCTGCTCCTGCTAATTATTTGTTGATATCTGGTGATCGAGATTTTTCAAATGCTCTCCATCAGCTGCGCATGCGTAGATATAATATTCTTCTAGCACAACCTCAAAAAGCATCAGCAGCACTTGTTGCTGCAGCAAAGAATGTATGGCTCTGGACAAGTCTTTCATCAGGAGGTCCGCCTCTTACTAACATCGAATCAAAGCAGTTTGTCACTAACAGCATTGGaaatgtttcaaattgtgaGACATTAGCTATGCCCATCAACATTTCCAGTCAGCAAAACCAATCTGTGGATACGTTCCATGAAAGTCTTTATGCAGTGAATCAGAAGTTCGGCAATCTTGGAAGGGGTCCAGATACTAAATTTAAGAGCAAACAAATTCGGAGAAATGTGACTCTACCTAGTATGTCAAGAACTTCAAGTGCAGTGGTGGGACCTCAAGAAGACCATATTAATGTGAACTTTAATCAACAAGGACAAGGGTACCCTAATCATTTTAATGATTCTCAAAATTTATCTGCTGCTCATAATACAGGAATTCCTTTCACAGGACCTGGAACTTCTCCAAATATCATTTACCCTGGATCTTCTTGGGTGAATCCTAGTAACCCTTTTAACCCTTATCAAAGTTGCCTAACAATGCCAATGAGGCCAAacacaccaccgccaccaccaccaagTAATGCACTGCCACCCATTTCACATATGCGCCCTGCACACGTGATGCCTCCCAGGACGGATGTACCTAGCACTGCCTTATGTACTTTAACTAATGCACCTGACATCAGTAGGCTAAAAGTGGGTGAATATCCTAATGACGGATACAATCCTCCTCTTGCTCAACCAAGGAATGGAGGAGAGGTGAGGCCAACTCCCAATATTAATTCTTCTCACCATCTAAACTTGAATGGGCCCCCGAAAGTATATAAACCTCAGAAGAAACAGTCATTTTACAGTGAGAAAGAAGCGAACAGGTATCCACTCTCTGGGCAAGAGATTTTGCCACCGCCTTCCTCTGCAATTGGCAGTAGTAATGTATCTGTTAATGGTGCGTGGGGAGGTTCCACAAACCCTTCCGATTATGTGCTAAGCCTTATGGGGGTTATCATACTTGCCTTGGATACATTAAAAAATGAGAAGATTATGCCAACTGAGGCAAACATTTCTGATTGTATTCATTATGGAGATCCAAGTTATCGTGATACTGATGTTAAGAAGGCTCTTGAGAGTGCAGTTGAACATCAGATGGTAGTAATGCAAAACTTAGGTGCTTTGCAATTATATGTGCGTAAGAATGAGAAATTGTGGAAGTGTGTCAATCCACTTGGTGAAAATCAAAAGGAGTATTCAACAGAAATCTGGGATGAAATCCAGAAATTTCTATCATCTTCTGCTGGACAGTCTGCCTTGTTGGCTACCCATTGCAGGTATAAAGCTACTTTAGCACTTTGcctatatttcaatttttgttttattggaaatttaattattatacgaATGAGATTGTCtctttttttgtattttgttttgtttttaccaAAATCTTTTCATCTGTATTATTCGCATTTATGACATATTCTAATCTTTTTAAGGTATGAAGCAGCCACTGTTATAAAGAAGATGAGTTTAAAAGAGCTTTCTCTTGGAGAAATACTTCAGATCTTGCACATGATTATCAATATGAAGAAATGGATCGCACATCATCCATCAGGATGGCAACCAGTTAAGATTGCTGTTGCAGAGACTAACCCAACCCTGGTCCAGGGAAGTTAGCTG
This region of Ipomoea triloba cultivar NCNSP0323 chromosome 15, ASM357664v1 genomic DNA includes:
- the LOC116006544 gene encoding uncharacterized protein LOC116006544, producing the protein MSVSGGVGSPPTGVAEPLYAAERISVWWDIENCQVPRGCDPHAIAQNISSALVAMNYCGPVSISAYGDTTKISPSIQQALNSTGIALNHVPAGVKDASDKKILVDMLFWAVDNPAPANYLLISGDRDFSNALHQLRMRRYNILLAQPQKASAALVAAAKNVWLWTSLSSGGPPLTNIESKQFVTNSIGNVSNCETLAMPINISSQQNQSVDTFHESLYAVNQKFGNLGRGPDTKFKSKQIRRNVTLPSMSRTSSAVVGPQEDHINVNFNQQGQGYPNHFNDSQNLSAAHNTGIPFTGPGTSPNIIYPGSSWVNPSNPFNPYQSCLTMPMRPNTPPPPPPSNALPPISHMRPAHVMPPRTDVPSTALCTLTNAPDISRLKVGEYPNDGYNPPLAQPRNGGEVRPTPNINSSHHLNLNGPPKVYKPQKKQSFYSEKEANRYPLSGQEILPPPSSAIGSSNVSVNGAWGGSTNPSDYVLSLMGVIILALDTLKNEKIMPTEANISDCIHYGDPSYRDTDVKKALESAVEHQMVVMQNLGALQLYVRKNEKLWKCVNPLGENQKEYSTEIWDEIQKFLSSSAGQSALLATHCRYEAATVIKKMSLKELSLGEILQILHMIINMKKWIAHHPSGWQPVKIAVAETNPTLVQGS